The following are encoded in a window of Diorhabda sublineata isolate icDioSubl1.1 chromosome 5, icDioSubl1.1, whole genome shotgun sequence genomic DNA:
- the LOC130444538 gene encoding facilitated trehalose transporter Tret1-like: MAKFFNYTFLVICTVGFLAVSVDVPISWTSPNYVKLYSNDSSINPLPKPITVSEDGWIGSLVTIGAIIGPIPAPYICSKFGRKNALLVSALPLITSFYMLAFAKNVYTIYVARTLGGMSLGAGYALLPIYVGEIAEDYNRGMLSQAINVFWSTGNFIVYSTGPFMSYKAFNLMIAMLPTIFFFLFLLLAPESPYYLVAENKMEKAAKSLMLLRSKDKDAVQEELVFIKDQLNDHKENGGLADLFADNIVRRAFIICLLLVFSQEMCGFSALFFYMQLIFQASGSQLSDDISSLIISVIILTSSFISPFTVDRFGRRTLIVVSCFGMCFSLAALGIFFYLLEYTSVSTEPLYWLPITSLVCFIFFFNFGMSVPWTVTAEMLPGHVKETATTIITSTSWIVAFLLTLFFNDITSIMGMGQTFWCFGLYCFVAGIMVFLFVPETKGKSFSEIQDILRYGGMFHFRSKKYVSEKSKGVEKY, from the exons TCGGTTTCTTAGCAGTCTCGGTAGATGTTCCAATATCATGGACTTCGCCGAATTACGTAAAATTATATTCCAACGATTCTTCCATAAATCCGCTGCCGAAACCTATAACAGTTAGTGAAGATGGTTGGATTGGTTCACTTGTAACCATTGGAGCTATAATAGGTCCAATACCAGCGCCATACATTTGTTCCAAGTTCGGAAGAAAAAACGCTCTACTTGTGTCCGCCTTACCTTTGATAACTTCATTTTATATGCTAGCTTTCGCAAAAAACGTCTATACAATCTATGTAGCGAGAACTCTTGGTG gtATGTCGTTAGGTGCTGGATATGCTTTATTACCAATATACGTAGGAGAAATTGCAGAGGACTATAACAGAGGCATGTTATCTCAAGCTATCAACGTCTTTTGGTCCACTGGAAATTTTATAGTATACTCAACTGGGCCGTTCATGTCCTACAAAGCGTTCAATTTAATGATAGCGATGCTCccaacaatatttttctttcttttccttttaCTAGCTCCCGAATCTCCGTATTATTTGGTGGCggaaaataaaatggaaaaagcCGCCAAATCGCTAATGTTGTTGAGATCAAAAGACAAAGATGCTGTGCAAGAAGAACTAGTATTCATCAAAGACCAATTGAACGATCATAAAGAAAATGGCGGTTTAGCCGATTTATTCGCCGATAATATTGTTCGCAGAGCTTTtataatatgtttattattagtATTCTCTCAAGAAATGTGCGGGTTTTCAGCGTTATTTTTCTACATGCAACTTATATTTCAGGCTTCTGGTTCTCAATTATCCGACGACATATCGTCACTCATAATATCGGTAATAATTCTAACCAGTAGTTTTATTTCTCCGTTCACGGTAGATCGCTTCGGTAGAAGAACTTTAATAGTCGTTTCTTGTTTCGGAATGTGTTTTTCGTTAGCAGCACTgggaatatttttctatttattagaATATACTAGCGTAAGTACGGAACCATTATATTGGCTCCCTATAACTAGTTTAGTgtgtttcatcttcttttttaatttcgggATGTCGGTACCTTGGACAGTTACGGCAGAAATGCTTCCGGGACACGTAAAAGAAACTGCTACTACTATTATCACTAGTACAAGTTGGATAGTAGCTTTTCTTTTAACTTTATTCTTCAATGACATAACTTCAATAATGGGAATGGGGCAGACTTTTTGGTGTTTTGGATTGTACTGTTTCGTAGCTGGTATAATGGTATTCCTTTTCGTACCAGAAACTAAAGGGAAAAGTTTTAGTGAAATTCAAGATATTCTTAGGTACGGTGGTATGTTTCATTTTAGATCTAAAAAATACGTATCTGAAAAAAGCAAAGGCGtagaaaaatattag
- the LOC130444540 gene encoding facilitated trehalose transporter Tret1-like: MGLREKINYAYIVTFCGNLLALTGDTTLTWSSPILPKLNSNDSSVNPLGSPITTNQESWIGSLQYIGAMAGILPFSTLADLVGRKPVLLFLAVPHIFSFMFFAFATDINLYYVGRFLGGVSLSSVYIVLPMYVAEIAEDSYRGLLLVSYSTFASFGDLLPYVLGPYLPVGWFNIVLAIFPITFFIFFLLMAPESPYYFVNKDDERAERILRRLRRRKENYKAADEIQEIKLEKSRNQQGDIWNTLRKKYVIKGFLVALGLSSFQQLSGLGAILAYTEHIFQSAGTNIPAEISAIIVGFVLFLASFGGPLIVDKKGRKFLLLVSSIGCIVSQVILGLYFYLQDNSDSSLENWGWIPITCLITYVITFNVGFGPLPFTITSEVLPSNVKFYLATVTGFTGWLMSFIVTKFFNNLNESLGRGGTFWLFAGFCLCALIFIIFVVPETKGKSFQEIQIILDR; this comes from the exons ATGGGACTTAGAGAAAAAATCAACTATGCCTATATTGTGACATTTTGTG GTAATCTTCTGGCTCTTACTGGAGACACAACGCTGACATGGTCTTCACCAATTTTgccaaaattaaattcaaatgatTCCAGTGTGAATCCTTTAGGCAGCCCTATAACGACCAATCAAGAATCTTGGATAGGATCATTACAATATATTGGTGCAATGGCTGGTATTTTACCATTTTCAACTTTGGCAGATTTAGTGGGAAGAAAACCGGTTCTACTATTCTTGGCAGTACCGcatatattttcctttatgtTTTTTGCTTTCGCCActgatataaatttatattatgtgGGTCGTTTCTTAGGTGGCGTGTCTCTATCTTCAGTTTATATAGTTCTTCCTATGTATGTCGCTGAAATAGCAGAAGATTCATATAGAGGACTCTTATTAGTATCTTACAGTACCTTTGCTAGTTTTGGGGATTTACTTCCTTATGTGCTAGGTCCTTATTTGCCAGTAGGTTGGTTTAATATAGTTTTAGCCATTTTCCCTATAAcctttttcatctttttcctaCTGATGGCACCCGAAAGTccatattattttgttaataaagatGATGAAAGGGCTGAAAGGATTCTAAGGAGGTTAAgacgaagaaaagaaaattataaagcTGCTGAtgaaattcaagaaattaaGTTGGAAAAATCTCGAAATCAACAGGGTGATATATGGAATACTTTaaggaaaaaatatgttataaaagGTTTCTTGGTAGCACTAGGTTTAAGTAGTTTTCAACAATTATCGGGTTTAGGTGCCATTCTGGCTTACACTGAACATATTTTTCAGTCGGCTGGTACAAACATACCAGCTGAAATTTCGGCAATAATTGTAGGATTTGTCCTCTTTTTAGCTAGCTTTGGAGGACCGTTGATTGTGGATAAAAAAGGCAGAAAGTTCCTTTTACTAGTTTCATCAATAGGCTGCATTGTTTCACAAGTAATTTTAGGCCTATATTTTTACTTACAAGATAATAGCGATAGTTCCCTAGAAAACTGGGGTTGGATACCGATCACTTGTTTAATTACATACGTCATTACATTCAATGTTGGATTCGGCCCATTACCATTCACCATTACTTCAGAAGTATTACCTTCAAACGTTAAATTTTACTTAGCTACAGTTACTGGATTCACTGGGTGGTTAATGTCGTTTAtagttacaaaattttttaacaaccTGAATGAATCATTGGGTAGAGGAGGTACTTTCTGGTTATTTGCAGGTTTTTGTTTATGTGcactcatttttattatttttgtggtACCTGAGACAAAAGGAAAGAGTTTTCAAGAAATACAGATTATTTTGGATAggtga